In Mangifera indica cultivar Alphonso chromosome 1, CATAS_Mindica_2.1, whole genome shotgun sequence, a single genomic region encodes these proteins:
- the LOC123222609 gene encoding cytadherence high molecular weight protein 2: METENDDSHILKFENLMILLESSFPSLRVHKREIERQFSKLMHTPDHPPYASMIQRAIRELNKLGGSSEETISKFIKREYEDLPFSHASLLSHHLQKLVKKGDIYCTSVNSYILTNESSDFSYMLKKEQKHLRRRCQKGRQNGRQHKVKRVKSRKQKKFEESREKTQVNGTIGKELEEQKPAEEHIGPTGEQENEGYAELIEKPNEMEEIQFKVNENQVEAKQYTEGNEEHKPKQDQQKQQQKETDLPQIEVIGETSEVFVDENNNAADNNHAENHNGVAEVEQKEQDKEVMEEQQIQVPAEGYIGPSGKPENEGSAELIEEHREFKEIQSKVNEEQVEAEQCNEGNEEHNQKQERQKKLQREMDLLQIQVLGKTSEVLVEKNNQAEGKNQAENYTGVAEAEHFKELYKGKLEEQCHEEQKNEKLEKKNKIQDKKGEASEEQVQLPEIQIEGMVELFNPQQQFKVTEEEKRLQSEVCCQIIDLSNMFVQFLKKEKEEHASMSGQNDATSQNVSLLSSLHLSKTELHQLLKKTNKVRGKLMDSLKLKVSQNNESYPKTELLEEHVLHLKPCKGQPQEEQQLEAFSKLKVSEHQPKATPASEDVTELPTHKRMPEVEITTLEELFYKQNKQINVTQKNAPKSQPILTTTALDVPFDSSCRKNENKHMANKRTKTVPEDNSFTTELYKKFSGDAKAFMPKIGESYMELSLEHQQQTTYGNEVEGLEYKHPPENSIEENLSEHEITAVEKQFQPQQQMPSNSQLAADTLVVKRLQKQHQQTGPTPSERDPVLMTIESNHDSTLGSLKKLKQKSISSTIASVQQANDQLQQRQFSPQGQGRSQTAIKQKTRELYPVKLQKQGNEQQKSRGRGRPPKLKMNEDANLVGSLVIGHQNHNEEQPKRRQRGRPPKPRLSTGMDASLAPQHPCKTKTKAAAKELKARMC; encoded by the exons ATGGAAACTGAGAATGACGATTCACAT atattgaaatttgagaatCTAATGATACTACTTGAAAGTTCTTTTCCATCCTTGCGCGTCCACAAGAGGGAAATTGAAAGACAGTTCAGCAAGCTCATGCACACCCCTGATCATCCTCCATATGCTTCT ATGATACAAAGGGCAATCAGAGAGCTGAATAAGTTGGGTGGTTCAAGTGAGGAAACAATATCAAAGTTTATCAAGAGAGAGTATGAAGATCTGCCCTTTTCACATGCAAGCCTATTGAGTCATCACCTACAGAAGCTTGTGAAGAAAGGAGACATTTATTGTACCTCTGTAAACTCTTATATACTTACAAATGAGAGTTCTGATTTTAGTTATATGTTGAAGAAGGAACAGAAACATTTGAGAAGGAGGTGTCAGAAGGGCAGGCAAAATGGCAGGCAGCATAAGGTCAAAAGAGTTAAATCACGGAAAcagaaaaaatttgaagaaagtcGGGAGAAGACTCAAGTAAATGGGACAATAGGTAAAGAACTTGAAGAACAAAAGCCAGCAGAAGAACATATTGGACCAACTGGAGAACAAGAAAACGAAGGATATGCTGAATTAATTGAAAAACCCAATGAGATGGAAGAAATACAATTTaaagtgaatgaaaatcaagttGAGGCTAAACAATACACTGAAGGAAATGAAGAACATAAACCAAAGCAGGACCAGCAGAAACAACAGCAAAAAGAGACGGATTTACCGCAAATTGAAGTCATAGGAGAAACAAGTGAAGTGTTTGTAGATGAGAATAATAACGCTGCAGATAATAATCATGCTGAAAATCATAATGGAGTAGCTGAAGTAGAACAGAAAGAACAGGATAAAGAAGTGATGGAGGAACAACAAATTCAAGTGCCAGCAGAAGGATATATTGGACCATCTGGAAAACCAGAAAATGAAGGGTCTGCTGAATTGATTGAAGAACATAGGGAGTTCAAAGAAATACAATCTAAAGTGAATGAAGAACAAGTTGAAGCTGAACAATGCAATGAAGGGAATGAAGAACATAATCAAAAGCAAGAGCGGCAGAAAAAACTGCAAAGAGAAATGGATTTACTGCAAATTCAAGTGCTGGGCAAAACAAGTGAAGTATTGGTAGAAAAGAACAACCAAGCTGAAGGAAAGAATCAGGCTGAAAATTATACTGGAGTGGCTGAAGCAGAGCATTTTAAGGAACTATATAAAGGAAAATTGGAAGAACAGTGTCATGAAGAACAGAAAAATGAGaagcttgaaaagaaaaataaaatacaagatAAAAAAGGTGAAGCTAGCGAAGAGCAAGTCCAGTTACCAGAAATACAAATTGAAGGAATGGTGGAACTATTTAATCCACAGCAACAATTTAAAGTGACTGAAGAGGAGAAGAGGCTACAATCGGAAGTTTGTTGCCAGATCATTGATCTTAG CAATATGTTTGTGCAATTTCTCAAGAAAGAGAAGGAAGAGCATGCCAGTATGAGCGGTCAAAATGATGCCactagtcaaaacgtgagcctTTTAAGTTCATTACATTTATCAAAG ACAGAGCTGCATCAATTGTTGAAGAAGACTAACAAGGTAAGAGGGAAGCTGATGGATTCTTTAAAACTGAAAGTGTCACAGAATAATGAATCATATCCTAAAACGGAGTTGCTAGAGGAGCATGTGCTGCACTTGAAACCTTGCAAGGGACAACCACAAGAGGAGCAGCAGCTGGAGGCTTTTTCTAAATTGAAGGTTTCAGAACACCAGCCAAAAGCAACTCCAGCTTCAGAGGATGTAACTGAACTTCCTACTCACAAAAGAATGCCAGAAGTTGAAATAACAACTTTAGAGGAGCTGTTTTACAagcaaaacaaacaaataaacgTAACTCAAAAAAATGCACCTAAATCTCAACCTATATTGACCACAACTGCTTTGGATGTACCTTTTGATTCATCATGTCGCAAGAATGAAAACAAACACATGGCTAATAAAAGGACAAAAACAGTGCCAGAAGACAATTCCTTTACTACCGAATTATACAAGAAGTTTAGCGGAGATGCCAAAGCATTCATGCCAAAAATAGGAGAATCTTATATG GAACTTAGCTTGGAGCATCAGCAGCAAACTACTTATGGTAATGAGGTTGAAGGACTTGAATATAAG CATCCACCAGAAAATTCAATTGAGGAAAATCTTTCAGAGCATGAAATAACAGCAGTGGAGAAGCAATTTCAACCACAGCAGCAAATGCCATCAAATTCTCAACTAGCCGCAGATACTTTAGTTGTAAAACGGTTGCAGAAGCAACATCAGCAGACAGGACCAACGCCATCCGAACGTGACCCAGTTCTTATGACTATTGAGTCTAATCATGATTCGACCCTTGGTTCGCTGAAAAAGTTGAAGCAAAAGTCAATCTCTTCAACTATCGCTTCTGTTCAGCAGGCAAACGATCAGCTGCAGCAGAGACAATTTTCTCCTCAAGGCCAGGGTCGTTCCCAGACTGCAATTAAGCAGAAAACCAGAGAACTATATCCCGTAAAGCTTCAGAAGCAAGGAAATGAGCAGCAAAAGTCTCGAGGCAGAGGGAGACCTCCTAAATTGAAGATGAATGAGGATGCCAATTTGGTTGGATCATTGGTCATAGGTCATCAGAATCACAATGAGGAGCAGCCAAAGCGTAGACAGCGAGGAAGGCCTCCAAAACCAAGATTATCTACAGGAATGGATGCATCATTGGCTCCACAGCATCCATGtaagacaaaaacaaaagcagcaGCTAAAGAGTTGAAGGCAAGGATGTGCTGA